The Exiguobacterium acetylicum genome includes a window with the following:
- a CDS encoding NAD(P)/FAD-dependent oxidoreductase, with translation MTRKRIGIIGGGLAGIFAARQLQAAGHTVEIIEKSQSVGGRMATRRIDEGTADHGAVFFTVRTKELEREVDEWLEKGWVRKWFGTDFPRYVATNGMNQLVQAIGRGIPVQLNEQVTHISATEDELVTQATDHQGEYDALLVTAPVPQAYELLQSSSLTLADDDHEQLRQVTFEPTFVGLFEIKERLTIGEVGLQDEQLVDGMLKLVNNAEKKISKKTLLSVYMTARFSEDWYERPEEETLAEVERLLQQQLGPVTIVSRQLKRWRYAQARAVYRTPHLKLSAHPLWLAGDAFLEADDASGRTRVESAVISGLRVAEAIDTHLRQTVTATE, from the coding sequence ATGACAAGGAAACGAATCGGAATCATCGGCGGTGGACTCGCCGGGATCTTTGCGGCACGTCAATTACAGGCGGCAGGACATACTGTTGAAATCATCGAAAAAAGCCAGAGCGTCGGGGGGCGAATGGCGACTCGTCGTATTGATGAAGGAACAGCGGATCATGGTGCCGTCTTCTTCACGGTCCGGACGAAAGAGTTGGAACGCGAAGTCGACGAATGGCTTGAGAAGGGATGGGTTCGTAAGTGGTTCGGAACGGATTTTCCACGCTATGTCGCGACGAACGGGATGAATCAACTCGTACAAGCCATTGGTCGAGGAATTCCCGTCCAGTTGAATGAGCAAGTCACGCATATTTCGGCAACGGAAGATGAACTCGTCACACAAGCGACGGATCATCAAGGGGAATACGATGCGCTCCTCGTAACAGCGCCTGTACCGCAAGCATATGAACTGTTGCAGTCTTCTAGTTTAACGCTCGCTGATGACGATCATGAGCAGTTACGCCAAGTGACGTTCGAGCCGACATTCGTTGGTCTGTTTGAAATCAAAGAGCGACTCACAATCGGGGAAGTCGGTCTACAAGACGAACAGCTCGTCGATGGAATGTTGAAGCTCGTCAATAATGCTGAGAAGAAAATTTCGAAGAAGACACTCCTGAGCGTCTATATGACAGCCCGCTTCAGTGAAGACTGGTATGAGCGTCCGGAAGAAGAGACACTCGCTGAAGTCGAGCGTCTGTTACAACAGCAACTCGGACCAGTGACGATCGTCTCGCGTCAGCTCAAGCGTTGGCGTTATGCTCAAGCACGCGCGGTTTACCGGACACCACACCTGAAGCTTTCGGCACATCCACTCTGGCTTGCTGGAGATGCGTTCCTTGAAGCAGATGATGCGTCAGGTCGGACGCGCGTCGAGAGTGCTGTCATTTCCGGATTACGCGTCGCAGAGGCGATTGATACCCACTTACGTCAGACGGTGACGGCAACGGAATGA
- a CDS encoding GntP family permease, with product MVTGNLLVVIFILSLALLFFSILKLKIEPFLALVAISILTALAIGMPVKEVASVVTTGFGNTLAGVGILIGLGVIFGQFLGASGAVEKIAQAVLNVFGPKKSSAGLALTGTAVSIPVFFDAAFVILSGLIRSLSSKTGISVVSFVTALGVGLIVSHNMIAPTPGPLVVAENTGSELGFFILYGIIVAIPATLVGGYLYGMFIGKRIKHSGDIEELSIDPADLPKKEIGTGLSFFMLALPIVLILLNTVSQLLFPGTSIATFFGFIGEKNVALLISVFAAVILLRPYIAIPNTRLYSEAISSAGIIILITGAGGAFGAVINNSGIGDHLITTMQNWSIPVLLLAFIFSQILRASLGSATVALVTTSSILGPMVGELGVSPILLGLAICAGGIGLSLPNDSGFWVVNRFGKLTIPQTLLAWTGGGFIAGLTALATVFLLSLFTGILPGL from the coding sequence ATGGTTACGGGTAATCTATTGGTCGTCATTTTTATTCTGTCTCTAGCTCTACTGTTCTTTTCCATCTTAAAACTTAAAATTGAACCGTTTCTTGCGCTTGTAGCAATCTCCATCCTGACCGCTTTAGCCATCGGTATGCCCGTCAAAGAAGTCGCATCCGTCGTTACGACTGGTTTTGGTAACACACTCGCGGGTGTCGGAATCCTGATTGGTCTTGGTGTCATCTTCGGTCAGTTTCTCGGTGCATCCGGTGCCGTCGAAAAGATCGCCCAAGCTGTCTTGAATGTGTTCGGACCTAAAAAATCCTCTGCTGGACTTGCCTTAACTGGAACAGCGGTTTCGATTCCTGTCTTTTTCGATGCCGCCTTCGTCATCTTAAGTGGGTTGATTCGTTCGCTCTCTTCTAAAACAGGGATTTCTGTCGTTAGTTTCGTTACGGCACTCGGCGTCGGTCTAATCGTCTCGCATAACATGATCGCCCCGACACCTGGACCACTCGTTGTCGCAGAAAATACAGGATCAGAGCTTGGCTTCTTCATTTTATACGGTATCATCGTCGCGATTCCCGCTACTCTCGTAGGTGGTTACCTCTATGGTATGTTCATCGGGAAACGAATTAAGCATTCTGGTGATATCGAAGAATTGTCGATCGACCCAGCAGATTTACCGAAAAAAGAAATCGGTACAGGGCTTAGCTTCTTCATGTTAGCTTTACCCATCGTCCTGATCTTATTGAATACGGTCTCTCAACTGCTATTTCCCGGAACGTCGATTGCGACGTTCTTTGGCTTCATCGGTGAGAAAAACGTTGCCTTATTAATCAGTGTCTTTGCTGCTGTCATCTTATTACGTCCATACATCGCAATCCCGAACACACGCTTATACTCAGAAGCAATCAGTTCAGCCGGAATCATCATCTTGATTACTGGAGCCGGTGGTGCGTTTGGTGCCGTCATCAACAATAGTGGTATTGGGGATCATCTCATTACGACGATGCAAAACTGGAGCATTCCGGTACTCTTGCTGGCATTCATCTTTTCACAAATCCTTCGAGCCTCACTTGGATCAGCGACGGTCGCCCTCGTCACGACTTCAAGTATTCTCGGTCCGATGGTTGGAGAGTTAGGCGTCTCACCAATTCTTCTCGGTCTAGCGATTTGTGCTGGTGGCATTGGACTTTCCTTACCTAATGATTCTGGATTCTGGGTCGTCAACCGGTTTGGTAAATTGACGATTCCCCAAACACTCCTTGCTTGGACGGGCGGTGGCTTTATCGCTGGTTTAACAGCGCTCGCTACAGTCTTCCTCTTAAGCCTATTCACAGGGATCTTACCTGGGCTCTAA
- a CDS encoding PPK2 family polyphosphate kinase encodes MKLSSYRVKEGEQVSFSNYPTSEKHEISEAELREKRIPKSVETLQELHWRLHAEEKNGVLVILQAIDAAGKDEAISYIFSNLNAQGLRTISVKKPSDTEQKHDYLWRIHEGLPEKGEVGILNRSYYEEVIAPRIHDLLEEEEKPDGGDVWQMRYRQINDFERYLVENGFRVVKFLFHVSKEEQRQRLLTRLKDPKKNFEFSFSDIEERKHWDEYHEIFAELVSATSTSYAPWYILPADDEWYSRYIVTEVMNDVLKEIDPQYPKLSEEDQEQLDEAIKRLEKE; translated from the coding sequence ATGAAACTGTCATCTTATCGTGTTAAGGAAGGCGAGCAGGTCTCGTTTTCGAATTACCCGACATCAGAAAAACATGAGATTTCGGAAGCGGAATTACGCGAGAAACGGATTCCGAAAAGTGTTGAAACCTTACAAGAGTTACACTGGCGTTTACATGCCGAAGAGAAAAACGGTGTTCTCGTCATCTTACAAGCGATTGACGCGGCGGGGAAGGATGAGGCGATTAGCTACATCTTTTCTAACTTGAATGCCCAAGGACTTCGGACGATTTCCGTTAAGAAACCGTCGGATACGGAACAAAAACACGACTATTTGTGGCGGATCCACGAAGGGCTACCGGAAAAAGGCGAAGTCGGTATCTTGAACCGTTCCTACTATGAGGAAGTCATTGCACCTCGGATCCATGATTTACTCGAGGAGGAAGAAAAACCAGACGGCGGAGACGTCTGGCAGATGCGCTACCGTCAAATCAATGATTTCGAACGGTATCTCGTCGAGAACGGCTTTCGAGTCGTCAAGTTCTTGTTCCACGTCTCAAAAGAGGAACAACGACAACGGTTGTTGACTCGTCTGAAGGATCCGAAGAAAAACTTCGAATTCTCGTTCAGTGACATTGAGGAACGCAAGCACTGGGATGAATACCATGAGATTTTTGCTGAGCTTGTCTCGGCGACGTCGACATCGTATGCACCGTGGTACATCTTGCCGGCAGATGACGAATGGTATTCCCGCTATATCGTCACCGAAGTCATGAATGACGTCTTGAAGGAAATTGATCCGCAGTATCCGAAGTTATCGGAAGAGGATCAGGAACAGCTAGATGAAGCGATTAAACGATTGGAAAAAGAATGA
- a CDS encoding winged helix-turn-helix transcriptional regulator, which yields MAVFDSTTNQRTACPVTRVQQMVAGKWKIILLWHLTHGTYRFHELQQLTGISKGTLTRQLRELEADRLIQRHVFGEIPPRVEYSLTDAGHSFLPILDQMAAWSSQHFQAE from the coding sequence GTGGCTGTATTCGATTCAACAACCAATCAACGGACGGCCTGTCCGGTCACCCGGGTGCAACAGATGGTCGCTGGTAAATGGAAGATCATCTTACTGTGGCACCTCACACACGGCACATACCGTTTTCACGAACTACAACAATTAACCGGCATCTCAAAGGGAACGTTGACGCGGCAACTGCGCGAGCTCGAAGCAGACCGTTTGATTCAACGTCATGTGTTCGGAGAGATTCCGCCTCGCGTTGAATATTCTCTGACCGATGCCGGACATAGTTTTTTACCGATTCTTGATCAAATGGCAGCCTGGAGTAGCCAACACTTTCAAGCAGAATGA
- a CDS encoding SDR family oxidoreductase, translated as MKWLITGATGKLGARIVQHLSEQVGNENVAVSVRDVEKAVSLAAQGINVRHGDFDQPETLGQAFQGIDRLLIISTDGEEATRIRQHQAAVTAAKEAGVKLIGYTSIANAAHSTNGLARTHRVTEEAIQATGIPYVFFRNNWYLENELATIEAVAQGANWLTAAGEGKVGWALQEEYAKAIATGLTLEHPKAIYELSGPLHTQAELATAVGTVINQSVVLDQVDGTTYGERMKEAGLPDFLLPMLIGIQADIAAGTLAVESNDFETLLGRPVTTLEESVRLLLKR; from the coding sequence ATGAAATGGTTAATTACAGGAGCAACTGGAAAATTAGGTGCGCGGATTGTGCAACATCTCAGTGAACAAGTCGGCAACGAAAACGTAGCGGTTAGTGTCCGCGACGTCGAAAAAGCAGTGTCGCTTGCAGCGCAAGGAATCAATGTCCGACACGGTGACTTTGATCAGCCGGAAACGCTCGGACAGGCATTTCAAGGAATTGATCGTCTGCTGATCATCTCGACGGACGGTGAAGAGGCAACGCGAATTCGTCAGCACCAAGCCGCTGTCACGGCAGCAAAAGAGGCAGGCGTTAAACTGATCGGCTATACGAGTATCGCCAATGCAGCACACAGCACGAACGGACTCGCGCGGACACATCGGGTCACAGAGGAAGCGATTCAAGCGACAGGTATTCCATATGTCTTTTTCCGCAACAACTGGTATCTTGAGAATGAACTCGCGACGATCGAGGCGGTTGCGCAAGGTGCAAACTGGTTAACGGCAGCAGGCGAAGGCAAAGTCGGATGGGCGTTGCAAGAAGAGTACGCAAAAGCGATTGCGACAGGACTAACGCTTGAGCATCCAAAAGCGATCTATGAATTATCGGGTCCATTGCACACACAAGCAGAACTGGCAACAGCAGTCGGAACCGTTATCAACCAATCCGTTGTCTTGGATCAAGTCGATGGCACGACATATGGAGAGCGAATGAAAGAGGCGGGACTACCCGACTTCTTGCTTCCGATGCTGATTGGTATCCAGGCAGACATCGCTGCCGGCACATTAGCAGTTGAAAGTAATGATTTTGAAACGTTACTCGGTCGTCCCGTGACGACGCTTGAAGAGAGTGTCCGCCTCCTTTTAAAAAGATAA
- a CDS encoding phosphotransferase family protein: protein MTRDEWIEHFQLDVAMCATVDESYSSEVDRLVLTDGQVVFLKRPYTAEKWYRERGWIRALEEFVPVPHILAEAAPGQTTGAFVLAALPGHAPITMTKKLAYEIGRMLAQLHTCTGEAYGEYTEEGFYAYPVQDWRRFRNEKLDGFLPFITSELDPGFLENIQAELVRREESLPEPSRPVATHCDFRLANLLTVGDQVTGVIDFETTRYGAVEMDFTKIVRNLNTFGSIYVIAFQEGYATLHPDVPIETYLAYYRLWEALTAVGWCIKRGLKEHRAFFEENIALIKQELKTSISDGH from the coding sequence ATGACGCGAGACGAATGGATTGAACATTTTCAACTCGATGTCGCAATGTGTGCGACCGTTGACGAATCGTATAGTTCTGAAGTCGATCGTCTCGTCCTAACGGATGGTCAGGTCGTTTTCTTGAAGCGTCCGTATACGGCTGAAAAGTGGTACCGGGAACGTGGCTGGATTCGTGCACTAGAAGAGTTTGTACCCGTGCCGCACATCCTAGCTGAAGCAGCTCCCGGGCAGACGACCGGGGCGTTCGTACTTGCTGCCTTACCGGGACATGCACCGATCACGATGACTAAAAAATTGGCATACGAAATTGGTCGGATGCTCGCACAACTGCATACATGCACCGGAGAAGCCTATGGCGAGTATACGGAAGAAGGATTTTATGCCTATCCGGTTCAGGATTGGCGACGTTTCCGAAATGAAAAACTTGATGGATTCCTGCCGTTCATCACGTCCGAACTTGACCCCGGTTTTTTAGAAAATATCCAAGCAGAGTTAGTCAGACGAGAAGAGTCGTTACCGGAGCCTTCACGTCCCGTTGCCACACATTGTGACTTCCGCCTAGCGAATTTACTGACGGTAGGTGATCAAGTCACAGGGGTGATCGATTTCGAGACGACCCGCTATGGGGCCGTCGAGATGGACTTCACGAAGATCGTCCGTAATCTCAATACGTTCGGTTCCATTTACGTCATAGCATTTCAAGAAGGATACGCAACATTACACCCAGACGTGCCGATCGAGACGTATTTGGCATACTATCGTTTGTGGGAAGCACTGACTGCCGTCGGCTGGTGCATCAAACGCGGACTAAAAGAGCACCGTGCGTTCTTTGAGGAGAACATCGCGCTCATCAAGCAGGAATTAAAGACGAGCATATCGGACGGGCATTGA